The proteins below come from a single Staphylococcus sp. MI 10-1553 genomic window:
- the fabZ gene encoding 3-hydroxyacyl-ACP dehydratase FabZ, producing the protein METIFNYNEIKNIIPHRQPFLLIDKVVEYEPGQRCVGIKQVSGNEPFFQGHFPDYAVMPGVLITEALAQTGAVAMLNSEENKGKLALFAGIDKCRFKKQVVPGDTLVLEVEITKIKGPIGKGTAKATVDGQIACSCELTFALQDPNA; encoded by the coding sequence ATGGAAACAATCTTTAATTATAATGAAATTAAAAATATCATCCCGCACAGACAACCTTTTTTATTGATTGATAAAGTGGTTGAATACGAACCGGGTCAACGTTGTGTAGGAATTAAGCAAGTATCAGGTAACGAACCATTTTTCCAAGGACATTTTCCTGATTATGCTGTCATGCCGGGTGTTTTAATTACTGAAGCGTTGGCACAAACAGGCGCAGTTGCCATGTTAAATAGTGAAGAAAACAAAGGGAAATTGGCTTTATTTGCAGGGATTGATAAATGTCGCTTCAAAAAGCAAGTGGTGCCTGGGGATACTTTAGTGTTAGAAGTTGAAATTACAAAAATTAAAGGGCCAATTGGTAAAGGTACTGCAAAAGCAACCGTTGATGGTCAAATTGCATGTAGTTGCGAATTAACTTTTGCATTACAAGATCCAAATGCGTAA
- a CDS encoding DNA-directed RNA polymerase subunit beta, with protein sequence MTKWTSWLQTLMDSISFKLTLFAFIAIIMFVVGLMTGFIINHDNVLNTFNLRFWQHIIKTIGGHH encoded by the coding sequence ATGACTAAATGGACGTCTTGGCTTCAAACATTAATGGATTCAATCAGTTTTAAATTAACTTTATTTGCTTTTATAGCAATCATTATGTTTGTAGTCGGTTTAATGACAGGCTTTATTATCAACCATGATAACGTGTTGAATACATTTAACTTAAGGTTCTGGCAACATATCATCAAAACAATTGGAGGACATCACTAA